One part of the Corynebacterium sp. CNCTC7651 genome encodes these proteins:
- a CDS encoding histidine-type phosphatase, translating to MLEDAKAKGQLTELGERLIPQVEAMIKANEALTGPGEPGYGSLTAFGRKELRGIGQRNAERNAALLKDIEAQNLSVKFMSSGEDRAIESGQQFGAGLLEKAPGIADNLVDGVDGETVKLEARKDLLYAHKDKKSDSYKAYNAWKNGDELKAKVDAAYVKPDSQKAAKALLGKIFTPEFIADLEMESAEPKYVGRGDQEKTVTGVVDAALQFYNLYIIAPAMENEAAKPAEGWIFDQYMDDQDCRLGDGVR from the coding sequence ATGCTGGAGGACGCTAAGGCAAAGGGTCAGCTCACTGAGCTCGGTGAGCGTTTGATCCCGCAGGTTGAGGCCATGATCAAGGCCAACGAGGCACTCACCGGCCCGGGAGAGCCCGGCTACGGCAGCTTGACCGCTTTCGGCCGCAAAGAACTCCGCGGGATTGGTCAGCGCAACGCTGAGCGAAATGCAGCGTTGCTCAAGGACATTGAGGCCCAGAACCTCTCCGTCAAGTTCATGTCCTCTGGAGAGGATCGCGCAATCGAATCTGGCCAGCAGTTCGGCGCTGGTCTTCTTGAGAAGGCCCCGGGGATTGCCGACAATTTGGTCGATGGCGTCGACGGCGAGACTGTGAAGCTGGAGGCACGAAAGGACCTCCTCTACGCACACAAGGACAAAAAGTCAGATTCTTACAAGGCCTACAACGCATGGAAGAACGGCGACGAACTCAAGGCGAAGGTAGACGCTGCGTATGTCAAACCGGACTCCCAGAAGGCAGCGAAGGCGCTCCTGGGAAAGATTTTCACCCCTGAGTTCATTGCAGACTTGGAGATGGAGTCCGCTGAACCGAAGTACGTCGGACGCGGTGACCAAGAAAAGACTGTCACCGGCGTTGTCGACGCAGCGCTGCAGTTCTACAACCTTTACATCATCGCGCCGGCGATGGAGAATGAGGCCGCTAAGCCTGCTGAGGGCTGGATCTTTGATCAGTACATGGACGACCAGGATTGCAGACTTGGAGATGGAGTCCGCTGA
- a CDS encoding histidine-type phosphatase has protein sequence MESAEPKYVGRGDQEKTVTGVVDAALQFYNLYIIAPAMENEAAKPAEGWIFDQYMDDQDGPTFAYLLDVEDYYEKGPAIEGQTVAYDNFVPLLEHMINGVKDRASGGKVAAEYRFGHAETIIPLAALLKLPGSQKGVPADQVMDYSNSDWRGDRVSPMAANIQWDAFQNAEGVTLVRMLYNEAEIPFHAGCMPVMDDSTFYYRRA, from the coding sequence ATGGAGTCCGCTGAACCGAAGTACGTCGGACGCGGTGACCAAGAAAAGACTGTCACCGGCGTTGTCGACGCAGCGCTGCAGTTCTACAACCTTTACATCATCGCGCCGGCGATGGAGAATGAGGCCGCTAAGCCTGCTGAGGGCTGGATCTTTGATCAGTACATGGACGACCAGGATGGCCCCACGTTTGCCTACCTGTTGGATGTCGAGGACTACTACGAGAAGGGCCCAGCCATCGAAGGCCAGACCGTAGCGTACGACAACTTTGTTCCGTTGCTGGAGCACATGATCAACGGCGTCAAGGACCGCGCGTCGGGTGGCAAGGTCGCTGCGGAATACCGCTTCGGCCATGCTGAAACAATTATTCCGCTCGCCGCATTGCTGAAGCTCCCAGGCTCCCAGAAGGGCGTTCCAGCTGATCAGGTGATGGATTACTCCAACTCCGATTGGCGCGGCGACAGGGTTTCTCCGATGGCCGCGAACATTCAGTGGGATGCATTCCAGAACGCTGAGGGCGTGACCTTGGTGCGCATGCTCTATAACGAGGCAGAGATTCCGTTCCACGCAGGCTGCATGCCGGTGATGGATGATTCGACCTTCTACTATCGAAGAGCTTGA
- a CDS encoding glyceraldehyde-3-phosphate dehydrogenase has protein sequence MTETTNPRDDWNRKLELAQEMLPLISRLHREHNAVTSIYGRLLIGVTDIDIIKAHRYARRIEEKELPLDETLPILKELVEMDLGTASIDLGRLAREYRKSEGQDLRAFLEQELADVVGTSSELEARDVVLYGFGRIGRLLARILIAREATYGGVRLRAVVVRKKGDEDIVKRASLLRRDSVHGAFNGTITVDRDNDIIWANGTPIQMIYANNPSEIDYTQYGIDNAIVVDNTGAWRDREGLSRHLEAKGVDRVLLTAPGKGDIPNIVYGINQDMIGDNRVLSAASCTTNGITPVLKVINDRYGVTHGHVETVHSYTNDQNLADNFHKGPRRGRAAGLNMVLTETGAAKAVSKALPEFAGKLTGNAIRVPTPDVSMAVINLELETEVEKEEVNNFLRRVSTDSNLRQQIDYINSPEVVSTDLLGSTHAGVVDGLATIASGKHLVLYVWYDNEYGYSNQVVRVVEEIAGVRPKIYPARKEPSEIQ, from the coding sequence GTGACCGAGACCACCAACCCCCGCGATGACTGGAACCGCAAGCTTGAGCTTGCGCAGGAGATGCTGCCGCTGATCAGCCGCCTGCACCGCGAGCACAACGCGGTGACCTCGATCTACGGCCGCCTCTTGATCGGTGTGACGGACATCGACATCATTAAGGCGCACCGCTACGCACGCCGCATCGAGGAGAAGGAGCTGCCTCTGGATGAGACGCTGCCGATCCTCAAGGAGCTCGTCGAGATGGATCTGGGCACCGCTTCCATCGACCTCGGCCGTCTCGCCCGCGAGTACCGCAAGTCCGAGGGCCAGGACCTGCGCGCGTTCTTGGAGCAGGAGCTTGCCGACGTCGTGGGCACCTCTTCCGAGCTCGAGGCTCGCGACGTTGTGCTGTACGGCTTCGGCCGCATCGGCCGCCTGCTAGCTCGCATCCTCATCGCCCGCGAGGCAACCTACGGTGGCGTGCGCCTGCGCGCTGTTGTGGTGCGGAAGAAGGGCGACGAGGACATTGTGAAGCGCGCGTCCCTCCTGCGCCGCGACTCCGTCCACGGCGCCTTCAACGGCACTATCACCGTTGACCGTGACAACGACATCATTTGGGCCAACGGCACCCCGATCCAGATGATCTACGCCAACAACCCGTCCGAGATCGACTACACCCAGTACGGCATCGACAACGCCATCGTGGTGGACAACACCGGCGCATGGCGCGACCGCGAAGGCCTGTCCCGCCACCTCGAGGCCAAGGGCGTGGACCGTGTGCTGCTCACCGCCCCGGGCAAGGGCGACATCCCGAACATTGTCTACGGCATCAACCAGGACATGATCGGCGACAACCGCGTCCTCTCCGCAGCCTCCTGCACCACCAACGGCATCACCCCGGTGCTGAAGGTGATCAACGACCGTTACGGTGTCACCCACGGCCACGTGGAGACCGTCCACTCCTACACCAACGACCAGAACCTGGCCGACAACTTCCACAAGGGCCCGCGCCGCGGCCGCGCTGCTGGCCTGAACATGGTGCTCACCGAGACCGGTGCCGCCAAGGCCGTGTCCAAGGCGCTGCCGGAATTCGCCGGCAAGCTCACCGGTAACGCCATCCGCGTGCCCACGCCGGATGTGTCCATGGCCGTGATCAACCTCGAGCTGGAGACCGAGGTTGAGAAGGAAGAGGTCAACAACTTCTTGCGCCGTGTGTCCACGGACTCCAACCTGCGCCAGCAGATCGACTACATCAACTCCCCGGAGGTTGTGTCAACCGACCTGCTCGGCTCCACCCACGCCGGTGTGGTCGACGGCCTGGCTACCATCGCCTCCGGCAAGCACCTGGTGCTGTACGTCTGGTACGACAACGAGTACGGCTACTCCAACCAGGTCGTCCGCGTTGTGGAGGAGATCGCAGGCGTGCGCCCGAAGATCTACCCGGCCCGCAAGGAGCCGAGCGAGATCCAGTAG
- a CDS encoding S9 family peptidase — protein MKRAAIIAACIVAALVIAFAGFVGFMQWVHADSVTGDDGVAAGYADHVETGGPIEAAYQAPGPHAVTVNLVDDYTVAVPEGDGPWPTVVMVNGTSTPASDYLPILEHLASWGFVVVGNEEPHAGDAQSTLRTIDALSSLEPRADVERIALYGHSQGGVGAFNATAENGAIDAVYVASPASANIAKNNGWPYRVNEVEVPVFIMAGDGRQDRMMVSPWKGVQEAFDATTGPGVLARRLGADHPDVLEFGDPYATAWLRWQLHDDSSAAPAFSGPAPEIAENPNWAEVATRG, from the coding sequence ATGAAACGAGCCGCCATCATTGCCGCCTGCATAGTGGCGGCTCTTGTCATTGCGTTCGCCGGGTTTGTGGGATTCATGCAGTGGGTTCACGCAGACAGCGTCACCGGGGACGATGGCGTTGCCGCAGGGTACGCCGACCACGTCGAAACGGGCGGTCCGATCGAGGCGGCGTACCAAGCTCCGGGGCCTCACGCTGTAACGGTGAACCTCGTGGATGATTACACCGTGGCGGTGCCTGAAGGTGACGGCCCTTGGCCAACGGTGGTGATGGTCAACGGCACCTCAACGCCGGCCAGTGACTATTTGCCGATCCTCGAGCACCTCGCGAGCTGGGGGTTCGTGGTGGTCGGCAATGAAGAACCGCATGCCGGTGACGCGCAGTCAACGCTGCGAACCATTGATGCGCTCTCCAGCCTCGAACCGCGGGCCGATGTGGAGCGAATTGCGCTCTACGGTCACTCCCAGGGCGGGGTAGGCGCGTTCAACGCCACCGCGGAAAACGGCGCTATCGATGCCGTGTATGTGGCCAGCCCGGCCTCGGCGAACATTGCAAAAAACAACGGCTGGCCCTACCGCGTCAACGAGGTAGAGGTGCCGGTGTTCATCATGGCGGGCGACGGGCGCCAAGACCGCATGATGGTCAGCCCGTGGAAGGGCGTGCAAGAAGCGTTCGACGCGACGACCGGCCCCGGCGTTCTCGCCCGGCGCCTCGGTGCGGATCACCCCGACGTGCTCGAGTTCGGCGACCCGTACGCCACCGCGTGGTTGCGCTGGCAGCTTCACGACGATTCCTCCGCCGCCCCGGCCTTCAGCGGCCCCGCGCCCGAGATCGCCGAGAACCCGAACTGGGCCGAGGTGGCAACCCGCGGCTAG